The proteins below are encoded in one region of Caballeronia sp. SL2Y3:
- the zwf gene encoding glucose-6-phosphate dehydrogenase, translated as MTNPTSPNNERPLDMIIFGGGGDLAARKLLPALYMAHSHCNLPAETRILAIGRKDWTREDYLKNFMEKQSRPFIDEKAFDAQSWDKFLALFDYVRVDVENPDDFRRLGEATRPNVQRVFYLSTSPELFTTICDNLSAAGIVDDQARVVLEKPLGHDLASARAINDAVGRHFKEEQIYRIDHYLGKETVQNLMVLRFGNPIFGPLWQAPYIKSVQITVAETVGVGSRAGFYDHTGALRDMVQNHLLQLLCIVAMEPPVSLDPDAVRDEKLKVLKSLRPMTVSDTARDTVRGQYGAGAVGGEPVKGYLQEDNVPPDSRAETFVALRAHINNWRWANVPFFLRTGKRMQTRRSEIVIDFADLPFSIIPSGPRNYGNRLIITLQPEESIQLQMLAKEPGSGMQMLPVNLNLDLQQAMTQRRAEAYERLLIDVIRGRLTHFMRRDELEAAWAWVEPILNGWKELGDRPRGYTAGTFGPAASSALMARENLAWAEEG; from the coding sequence ATGACGAACCCGACCTCTCCCAACAATGAACGCCCGCTCGACATGATCATCTTCGGCGGCGGCGGAGACCTGGCGGCGCGCAAGCTGCTGCCCGCGCTGTACATGGCGCACTCGCACTGCAACCTGCCCGCCGAGACGCGCATTCTCGCGATCGGCCGCAAGGACTGGACGCGCGAAGATTATCTGAAGAACTTCATGGAGAAGCAGTCGCGTCCGTTCATCGACGAGAAGGCTTTCGATGCGCAGTCCTGGGACAAATTCCTCGCCCTCTTCGACTACGTGCGCGTGGATGTCGAGAATCCCGACGACTTCCGCCGCCTCGGGGAAGCCACGCGCCCGAACGTGCAGCGCGTGTTCTATCTCTCGACGTCGCCCGAGCTGTTCACGACGATCTGCGACAACCTCTCGGCGGCCGGCATCGTCGACGATCAAGCGCGCGTCGTGCTGGAAAAACCGCTCGGCCATGATCTGGCTTCGGCACGGGCCATCAACGACGCGGTCGGCCGGCACTTCAAGGAAGAGCAGATCTACCGCATCGACCATTATCTCGGCAAGGAAACGGTGCAGAACCTGATGGTGCTGCGCTTCGGCAATCCCATTTTCGGGCCGCTGTGGCAGGCGCCGTATATCAAGAGCGTGCAGATCACGGTGGCGGAAACGGTGGGCGTGGGCAGCCGCGCGGGCTTCTACGATCACACCGGCGCGCTGCGCGACATGGTGCAGAACCACTTGCTGCAACTGCTGTGCATCGTCGCGATGGAGCCGCCCGTTTCGCTGGATCCGGACGCCGTGCGCGACGAGAAGCTGAAGGTGCTGAAATCGCTGCGCCCGATGACCGTTTCCGACACCGCCCGCGACACCGTGCGCGGCCAGTACGGTGCGGGCGCCGTCGGCGGCGAGCCGGTCAAGGGTTATCTGCAGGAAGACAACGTGCCGCCCGACAGCCGCGCGGAGACGTTCGTCGCGTTGCGCGCGCATATCAACAACTGGCGCTGGGCGAACGTGCCGTTCTTCCTGCGCACCGGCAAGCGCATGCAGACGCGGCGCTCCGAAATCGTCATCGACTTCGCGGACCTGCCGTTTTCCATCATTCCGAGCGGGCCGCGCAATTATGGCAACCGTCTCATCATTACGTTGCAGCCGGAAGAGTCTATCCAGTTGCAGATGCTTGCGAAGGAACCCGGCAGCGGCATGCAGATGCTGCCCGTGAACCTGAACCTCGATCTGCAGCAGGCCATGACCCAGCGCCGCGCGGAAGCCTACGAACGCTTGCTGATCGACGTGATTCGCGGACGGCTCACGCACTTCATGCGCCGCGACGAACTCGAAGCGGCGTGGGCGTGGGTCGAGCCGATTCTCAACGGCTGGAAGGAACTCGGCGACCGGCCGCGCGGCTATACGGCGGGCACGTTCGGGCCGGCGGCGTCTTCCGCTTTGATGGCGCGGGAGAATCTGGCCTGGGCGGAAGAAGGTTGA
- a CDS encoding FUSC family protein yields MPNDHSTIHNPSATLGSALAAFDTLAGLVGDAFVALGRELAAIRPTPARAFFATQAMASVALAVALAYAFRLEHIWWAAISGFAVMQSKFSACAQRGVHRVLGTIAGALLGATAGPLIGDTPWLFVPLLALTAGVSVYRALASDAGYAWVLGAVTALMMTFEAHRLASASATASFALSRVAEVVVGTLACVAVSALFHAAAQQYRKSRGAAPVSSVRASSTADRVDGSSQETAAVSVIASNAATSLHALSAQQAMQSARVARKRLAWHAAWSVAILASVAYAWNLPGFAQAMVTAIAVLILPASALGKPTRRPVASRMVQRVLGCLIAGAASLALLPLIGDSEPACMLALCAGVWIGCHVQTGAQGASYVGRQFTIAFIMVFVQDQHWSSDPMPAALRLAGILCGIGVLAAVMAAAKALASRRAARPAMR; encoded by the coding sequence ATGCCGAACGATCATTCCACGATTCACAACCCTTCCGCCACGTTGGGCAGCGCCTTAGCGGCCTTCGACACGCTCGCTGGTCTCGTGGGCGACGCATTCGTGGCGCTCGGCCGTGAACTGGCCGCCATCCGGCCGACGCCCGCCCGCGCGTTCTTCGCGACGCAGGCGATGGCATCGGTCGCGCTGGCGGTCGCGCTTGCGTATGCCTTTCGACTCGAACATATCTGGTGGGCGGCGATCAGCGGCTTCGCGGTCATGCAGTCGAAGTTCTCGGCCTGCGCGCAGCGTGGCGTGCATCGCGTGCTCGGGACCATTGCGGGCGCGTTGCTCGGCGCGACGGCGGGACCGCTGATCGGCGATACGCCGTGGCTCTTTGTGCCGTTGCTGGCGCTGACCGCGGGCGTGTCGGTGTATCGCGCGCTCGCCTCGGATGCCGGCTATGCGTGGGTGCTGGGCGCGGTGACCGCGCTGATGATGACGTTCGAGGCGCATCGGCTGGCGTCGGCGTCGGCGACAGCTTCGTTCGCGTTGTCGCGCGTGGCCGAAGTCGTCGTCGGGACGCTCGCGTGCGTCGCCGTGTCCGCGCTCTTTCACGCGGCGGCGCAGCAGTATCGGAAGTCGCGGGGCGCGGCGCCCGTATCGAGCGTGAGGGCGTCGTCGACGGCGGATCGCGTCGATGGATCGAGCCAAGAGACGGCGGCCGTCTCCGTCATTGCCTCGAATGCGGCCACGAGCCTGCACGCACTCAGCGCGCAGCAAGCCATGCAGTCCGCCCGCGTCGCGCGCAAACGCCTCGCGTGGCATGCGGCGTGGTCGGTGGCGATACTGGCTTCCGTGGCGTATGCGTGGAACTTGCCCGGCTTCGCGCAGGCGATGGTCACGGCGATTGCCGTTCTAATCCTTCCCGCATCGGCGCTCGGCAAGCCGACGCGGCGGCCTGTTGCGTCGCGCATGGTGCAGCGCGTGCTCGGCTGCCTGATCGCGGGCGCGGCGAGTCTCGCGCTTCTGCCGCTGATCGGCGATAGCGAGCCCGCGTGCATGCTCGCGCTATGCGCGGGCGTGTGGATCGGCTGTCATGTGCAGACAGGCGCGCAAGGCGCGAGCTATGTCGGGCGGCAGTTCACCATCGCGTTCATCATGGTGTTCGTGCAGGATCAACACTGGTCGTCCGATCCGATGCCCGCGGCGCTTCGGCTCGCGGGCATTCTGTGCGGAATCGGCGTGCTCGCGGCGGTGATGGCCGCGGCAAAGGCGCTCGCATCGCGGCGTGCGGCGCGCCCCGCGATGCGCTGA
- the wrbA gene encoding NAD(P)H:quinone oxidoreductase, translating to MAKVLVLYYSMYGHVETMAGAVAEGASGVPGVEVTVKRVPETIPADQAAVIGVKLDQQAPVATIDELANYDAIIFGTPTRFGNMAGQMRTFLDQTGGLWVKGALVGKIGSVFTSTASQHGGQETTITSFHTTLLHHGMIVAGVPYACAALTSMSEISGGTPYGATTIVGADGKRHPTQNELDIARYQGKHVAELALKLADK from the coding sequence ATGGCGAAAGTACTGGTGCTCTATTACTCGATGTACGGTCACGTCGAAACCATGGCGGGCGCCGTCGCGGAAGGCGCGAGCGGCGTGCCGGGCGTCGAGGTCACGGTGAAGCGCGTGCCCGAAACGATTCCGGCGGATCAGGCCGCCGTCATCGGCGTGAAGCTCGATCAGCAGGCGCCCGTGGCGACCATCGACGAACTCGCGAACTACGACGCCATCATCTTCGGCACGCCCACGCGCTTCGGCAACATGGCCGGGCAAATGCGCACGTTCCTCGACCAGACGGGCGGCCTGTGGGTGAAAGGCGCGCTGGTCGGCAAGATCGGCAGCGTGTTCACGTCCACGGCTTCGCAACACGGCGGGCAGGAAACCACGATCACGTCGTTTCACACGACGCTTCTGCATCACGGCATGATCGTCGCGGGCGTGCCGTACGCGTGCGCCGCGCTCACCAGCATGTCGGAGATCTCGGGCGGCACGCCGTATGGCGCGACCACCATCGTCGGTGCGGACGGCAAGCGTCATCCGACGCAGAACGAACTCGACATCGCGCGTTATCAGGGCAAGCACGTGGCCGAACTCGCTCTAAAACTGGCCGACAAGTGA